A genomic window from Streptococcus sanguinis includes:
- the metE gene encoding 5-methyltetrahydropteroyltriglutamate--homocysteine S-methyltransferase encodes MSTTIIGFPRLGEFRELKFTTEKYFRHEISAEELLAAAKELRAKHWNIVKEKEISEIPSNDFSHYDNVLDAAFLFNVVPSSVQGLELTDLERYFALARGYQGEKGDVRALPMKKWFNTNYHYIVPKFEKETQVKLAGHKIFDEFAEAKELGLVTRPVVVGPFTLLQVSDFEDGVAAADFVDALAAAYQEVFAKLAALGAERIQLDEPSLVKDLSAEEKALFLDLYKKLLADKKGLEVLVQTYFGDVRDIYADLVELPVDAIGLDFVEGKKTLDLVKGGFPADKTLYAGIVNGKNIWRNNYEKSLAVLEQIPAENLVLTSSCSLLHVPFTTANEEFEPAILNHFAFAVEKLDEIRDLDAIRNGGGAEALAANKALFAAERVGQNAELAARIAGLTDADYTRLPVFAEREEIQHKALNLPPLPTTTIGSFPQTKEVRAKRLAFRKGELSAEDYDKFLAEQIDEWIKWQEEVGFDVLVHGEFERNDMVEYFGQNLSGYLFSKNGWVQSYGMRGVKPPIIWGDVTRLNPITVKWSSYAQSRTDKPVKGMLTGPVTILNWSFPREDISIKDSTLQIALAIKDEVLDLEAAGVKIIQIDEAALREKLPLRRSDWYEDYLDWAIPAFRLVHSTVAPDTQIHTHMCYSEFTDIIPAIDNMDADVISFEASRSNLEILDELKAKNFQTEVGPGVYDIHSPRVPNEGEIDHTIEAILAKVPSSKVWINPDCGLKTRGIPETKASLVRLVEAAKAARQHLQ; translated from the coding sequence ATGTCAACGACTATCATTGGTTTCCCACGTTTGGGCGAATTCCGCGAATTGAAATTTACAACTGAAAAATACTTTAGACATGAAATCTCAGCAGAAGAGCTTCTGGCTGCGGCCAAAGAGCTGCGCGCTAAGCACTGGAATATTGTTAAGGAAAAGGAGATTTCAGAGATTCCGTCCAATGACTTTTCTCATTATGACAATGTGCTGGATGCGGCTTTTCTCTTTAATGTGGTGCCATCATCTGTGCAAGGCTTGGAGTTGACTGACTTGGAGCGGTATTTTGCCTTGGCTCGTGGCTATCAGGGCGAAAAAGGGGATGTCCGTGCCCTTCCGATGAAGAAATGGTTCAACACAAACTACCACTATATCGTTCCTAAATTTGAAAAAGAAACCCAAGTCAAGCTGGCTGGGCATAAGATTTTTGATGAATTTGCAGAAGCGAAAGAGTTGGGCTTGGTAACCCGTCCAGTTGTGGTTGGTCCATTCACTCTCCTGCAAGTATCTGATTTTGAAGATGGTGTGGCGGCAGCGGACTTTGTAGATGCCCTGGCTGCAGCTTATCAAGAAGTTTTTGCCAAATTAGCAGCACTGGGCGCAGAGCGTATCCAGCTGGATGAACCAAGTCTGGTCAAAGACCTATCAGCAGAAGAAAAAGCTCTCTTCTTGGATCTTTATAAGAAGCTTTTGGCAGACAAGAAAGGCTTGGAAGTCTTGGTTCAAACCTATTTTGGTGACGTTCGTGACATCTATGCAGACCTTGTAGAGTTACCAGTAGATGCGATTGGTCTGGACTTTGTAGAAGGTAAGAAAACTCTTGACCTTGTCAAAGGTGGTTTCCCAGCTGATAAGACACTTTATGCGGGGATTGTCAATGGTAAAAATATCTGGCGCAACAACTATGAAAAGAGCTTGGCAGTGCTTGAGCAAATCCCAGCTGAAAATCTTGTTTTGACAAGCTCATGCTCACTTCTCCATGTGCCATTTACGACTGCTAACGAAGAATTTGAACCAGCAATCTTGAACCACTTTGCCTTTGCGGTGGAAAAATTGGATGAAATCCGTGACTTAGATGCTATCCGAAATGGCGGTGGTGCAGAAGCACTTGCTGCTAACAAAGCTCTCTTTGCAGCAGAGCGTGTTGGGCAAAATGCAGAGCTGGCTGCTCGGATCGCTGGCTTGACGGATGCGGACTATACTCGCCTGCCGGTCTTTGCAGAGCGTGAGGAAATTCAGCACAAGGCGCTCAATCTACCACCATTGCCAACTACGACAATTGGTTCCTTCCCTCAAACTAAGGAAGTTCGTGCCAAACGCTTGGCTTTCCGCAAGGGCGAGCTGTCAGCAGAAGACTATGATAAGTTCTTGGCTGAGCAGATTGATGAATGGATCAAATGGCAAGAAGAAGTTGGCTTTGACGTGCTGGTGCATGGTGAGTTCGAGCGTAATGACATGGTTGAGTACTTCGGTCAAAACCTGTCAGGTTACCTCTTCTCTAAGAATGGTTGGGTACAATCATACGGTATGCGTGGGGTGAAACCACCAATCATCTGGGGGGATGTGACTCGCCTTAACCCAATCACTGTTAAATGGTCTAGCTATGCTCAAAGCCGTACAGACAAACCTGTTAAGGGCATGCTGACTGGACCTGTAACAATCCTTAACTGGTCCTTCCCACGTGAAGACATCTCTATCAAGGATTCTACCCTTCAAATCGCCTTGGCAATCAAGGACGAAGTGCTTGACCTTGAAGCTGCAGGCGTTAAGATTATCCAAATCGACGAGGCTGCTCTTCGTGAGAAATTGCCACTCCGTCGCAGCGACTGGTATGAAGACTACCTTGACTGGGCAATTCCAGCCTTCCGCTTGGTACACTCAACAGTAGCGCCAGATACACAAATCCACACTCACATGTGTTACTCAGAATTTACAGACATCATCCCTGCTATCGACAACATGGATGCGGACGTGATTTCCTTTGAAGCTAGCCGCTCTAACTTGGAAATCCTGGACGAGCTCAAGGCTAAGAACTTCCAGACAGAAGTGGGGCCTGGAGTTTACGATATCCACTCACCGCGCGTGCCAAATGAAGGGGAAATTGACCATACGATCGAAGCTATCTTGGCTAAGGTGCCAAGCAGCAAGGTCTGGATCAACCCTGACTGTGGTCTTAAAACTCGTGGTATCCCAGAAACCAAGGCTAGCTTGGTGCGCTTAGTAGAAGCAGCCAAAGCAGCTAGACAACATTTGCAATAA